The following are encoded in a window of Solidesulfovibrio magneticus RS-1 genomic DNA:
- a CDS encoding HEPN family nuclease codes for MYTHLHHDFAAKTRANLEFIEKACMEGIPGTYNATQLINSLLGMVVFLNEGKLVPAIPFSQLCSCEEIQVHLDDNQDCSKADKFIQQFRNAIAHCRFQAFGSKDNIQSFTMYDQRPKEPIDWKIDITTQGIRDIAFRLVAYVIKNSQSCEAA; via the coding sequence ATGTACACCCACCTCCATCATGATTTTGCCGCAAAGACCAGGGCCAACCTGGAATTTATTGAAAAGGCATGCATGGAAGGCATCCCAGGCACCTACAACGCAACTCAATTGATAAATTCACTGCTTGGAATGGTTGTCTTTCTAAACGAAGGAAAGCTTGTCCCTGCCATCCCTTTCAGCCAACTTTGTTCATGTGAAGAAATCCAGGTTCATCTTGATGACAATCAAGATTGTTCTAAAGCAGATAAATTCATTCAGCAATTTCGCAATGCAATTGCCCATTGTCGATTCCAAGCCTTTGGCTCCAAGGACAATATTCAAAGCTTTACTATGTATGATCAACGACCCAAAGAACCTATAGATTGGAAAATCGACATCACAACCCAAGGGATTCGCGACATTGCCTTTAGATTGGTTGCGTACGTAATTAAAAATTCTCAAAGTTGTGAAGCAGCATAA
- the pglX gene encoding BREX-1 system adenine-specific DNA-methyltransferase PglX, translated as MPINRNILKTYAPQARREFIQAVTDRASVLGLSEKKIEPAEVAGDVAIIAGRPFPKEVAASRKKLEDRITLNGFTQVMEEVAYTWFNRFTALRYMELHDYLGHGYRVLSNPSGSDIPEILEKATSVDLPGLDKDKVTELRLTGDKDAELYQMLLIKQCNALHRVMPALFEAVNDATELLLPQNLLQSNSPIRKLVNDIPEENWSEIEIVGWLYQFYISEKKDQVIGKVVKSEDIPAATQLFTPNWIVKYMVQNTLGRKWLTTYPGSSIKGKMEFYIEPAEQEPEVQAKLDAITPKELNPEELTFMDPACGSGHILAEAYDLFKDIYQERGYRTRDIPRLILEKNLYGLDIDDRAAQLARFTVLMKARADDRRILDPENPAKLNILAIQESKGLDVDTVASVLLRDRVREIGSKGAQQLTLVQPKMTQGTLSETEKPEVTKDELFSLLNLFENGKTFGSLLSVHDRLKQALPRLEKLVAKSLQAYDMESRRYAKMLLPLVQQSKVLAKQYSNVITNPPYMGSGYFNEKLKNFVNEEYNGYSQDIYGCFIFRCLSMGEEKAYAGMITTPNWMSMPTFFYLREYILKKNTLLLLTDNGRGVWGPDFGSCAFIIQNTNTPGYAARFKKLYDKQGEVNSNNVLINNFFSNAWQNTNLSSFYNIPGLILSSYKLSKKLRDNFKNFKTINDIAKAKQGIKTGHNDTFLRYWHEVSCLMTSCIGKSENRTHKWFPCTKGGDYRKWYGNHEYLLNWENDGKEIKNFYSPTGKLRSRPQNIQYFFKSGITWSKISISDISSRIFPEGFTFESNGSVIFPDDESDIISLLGILNSNVAKYILSAFAPTVDFGEGSILKLPVCLCDNLTRTSIELAITISRDDWDSRETSWDFRASPLVRENAKPTISQSYLTMTCSCQNQTNKLLEIENNIDCYFIKGYGLENELGHAKADLNKITLFANPLHRYGPGKSEIEYKELLKADTVRELISYMIGCAMGRYSLDEPGLIYAHSGNQGFDPSRYTSFPADEDGIVPIMDDDWFEDDATKRFVEFIRVAWQSETLEDNLKFVADSLDPKHGEKPIDTIRRFISQKFFREHHLKVYKKRPIYWLFSSGKHKAFECLVYLHRYNENTLARMRSMYVTPLQGKYNARIEFLDKEKDNASSASAAKKLQKELDTMRKKQQELREFDELLRYYADQRITLDLNDGVKVNYGKFGSLLAEVKAITGDSGD; from the coding sequence ATGCCCATAAATCGCAATATCTTAAAGACCTATGCTCCTCAGGCTCGTCGCGAATTTATTCAGGCCGTGACGGACAGGGCCAGTGTCCTTGGCCTCTCCGAAAAGAAAATCGAGCCAGCGGAAGTCGCGGGTGATGTTGCAATCATTGCCGGGCGTCCTTTCCCGAAGGAAGTGGCTGCAAGCCGAAAAAAATTGGAAGACAGGATTACGCTCAATGGCTTCACCCAGGTCATGGAGGAAGTCGCTTATACTTGGTTCAACCGCTTTACCGCCCTGCGGTACATGGAACTGCACGATTACCTTGGGCATGGGTATCGCGTGCTAAGTAACCCCAGTGGTTCTGACATCCCGGAAATTCTGGAGAAGGCTACCAGCGTTGACCTCCCGGGACTGGACAAGGACAAGGTGACGGAATTGCGTCTGACTGGCGATAAAGACGCTGAATTATACCAGATGCTTTTGATAAAGCAGTGCAATGCGCTCCATCGCGTCATGCCAGCGCTGTTCGAGGCGGTCAATGACGCCACGGAACTCCTGCTCCCCCAAAATCTGCTCCAGTCAAATTCGCCCATCCGCAAACTGGTCAACGATATCCCGGAGGAGAACTGGTCCGAGATTGAGATCGTGGGCTGGCTGTACCAATTTTATATCTCGGAAAAGAAAGACCAGGTCATCGGCAAGGTGGTCAAGAGCGAGGATATTCCTGCGGCCACGCAGCTTTTCACCCCCAACTGGATCGTTAAGTACATGGTCCAGAACACCTTGGGTCGTAAATGGCTCACGACTTACCCCGGCTCCTCCATTAAGGGGAAAATGGAATTTTACATCGAGCCTGCCGAACAGGAGCCAGAAGTCCAGGCCAAGCTGGATGCCATTACCCCCAAAGAGCTTAACCCAGAAGAACTGACGTTCATGGATCCAGCTTGCGGGTCTGGTCACATCCTTGCCGAAGCCTATGACTTGTTCAAGGACATTTACCAGGAGCGCGGCTACCGCACCAGGGACATCCCTCGGCTTATCCTGGAGAAGAACCTCTACGGGTTGGATATCGACGATCGCGCGGCTCAACTTGCTCGATTCACCGTCCTCATGAAAGCACGGGCTGATGACCGCCGTATTCTCGATCCCGAGAACCCCGCCAAGCTGAACATCCTGGCCATCCAAGAAAGCAAGGGGCTGGATGTTGATACTGTGGCCAGCGTGCTACTTCGCGACCGGGTCAGGGAGATCGGCAGCAAAGGGGCACAGCAGTTGACCCTGGTTCAGCCCAAGATGACCCAAGGGACCCTGAGTGAAACCGAGAAACCGGAAGTCACGAAGGACGAGTTATTCTCACTGCTGAACCTCTTTGAAAATGGCAAGACCTTTGGTTCGCTGCTGTCGGTTCATGACCGGCTTAAGCAGGCACTACCCAGGCTGGAGAAGCTGGTCGCTAAGTCATTGCAGGCTTATGATATGGAATCTCGGCGATATGCCAAAATGTTGTTGCCGCTAGTCCAACAATCAAAAGTGTTAGCCAAGCAATATAGCAATGTTATTACAAACCCCCCGTATATGGGGTCAGGCTATTTCAACGAAAAGCTTAAAAATTTTGTAAACGAAGAATACAATGGTTATTCACAAGATATTTATGGATGTTTTATTTTTAGATGCTTGTCTATGGGAGAAGAAAAAGCATACGCTGGGATGATAACAACACCAAACTGGATGTCGATGCCGACATTCTTTTATTTGCGGGAGTATATTCTTAAAAAAAATACTTTACTGTTATTGACAGACAATGGAAGAGGAGTTTGGGGGCCAGACTTTGGAAGCTGTGCCTTTATAATACAAAACACCAACACTCCAGGATATGCAGCCAGATTTAAAAAGCTATATGACAAACAGGGAGAAGTCAATTCAAACAATGTTCTTATTAATAACTTTTTTTCTAACGCATGGCAAAATACAAATTTGTCGAGTTTTTATAATATTCCTGGACTTATTCTCTCTTCTTACAAACTAAGCAAAAAATTAAGAGATAACTTTAAAAATTTTAAAACAATTAATGATATTGCGAAAGCAAAGCAAGGAATAAAGACTGGTCATAACGACACTTTTCTCCGCTATTGGCATGAAGTCTCATGCTTAATGACTAGTTGCATTGGAAAATCCGAAAACAGAACCCATAAATGGTTCCCGTGCACAAAAGGTGGCGATTATCGAAAGTGGTATGGGAATCATGAATATTTGCTTAACTGGGAGAATGACGGGAAAGAAATTAAAAACTTTTACTCACCGACGGGAAAATTACGATCCCGTCCGCAAAATATACAATACTTTTTTAAAAGCGGAATAACGTGGTCAAAAATATCTATCTCAGATATTTCCTCAAGGATTTTCCCAGAGGGATTCACGTTCGAAAGTAATGGGTCGGTCATATTTCCTGATGATGAAAGTGATATTATATCATTGCTAGGAATACTTAATTCGAATGTTGCTAAATATATTCTGTCTGCATTTGCCCCAACAGTCGATTTCGGAGAAGGATCGATTCTGAAGCTGCCTGTTTGTCTATGCGACAACTTGACAAGAACATCTATCGAGCTTGCAATAACAATTTCAAGAGACGACTGGGACTCGCGCGAAACGTCATGGGACTTTCGGGCATCCCCTCTTGTGAGGGAAAATGCTAAGCCAACCATCAGCCAATCATACTTAACAATGACATGCTCTTGTCAAAATCAAACAAACAAGTTGCTTGAAATTGAAAATAATATAGATTGTTATTTTATCAAAGGCTATGGTTTAGAAAATGAACTGGGGCATGCAAAGGCTGATCTCAATAAAATCACTCTATTTGCCAACCCGCTCCATCGATACGGCCCTGGAAAGTCAGAGATTGAATACAAGGAATTGCTAAAAGCAGACACTGTTCGTGAACTCATTTCGTACATGATCGGCTGCGCGATGGGCCGTTACTCCCTTGATGAACCGGGATTAATCTATGCTCACAGTGGCAACCAAGGCTTTGATCCCTCTCGCTACACCAGCTTCCCGGCTGACGAGGACGGCATAGTGCCCATAATGGATGACGACTGGTTCGAGGATGACGCCACAAAGCGATTCGTGGAGTTCATCAGGGTCGCCTGGCAATCCGAAACTTTAGAGGATAACCTAAAGTTCGTCGCCGACAGCCTTGACCCTAAGCATGGCGAAAAGCCTATTGACACCATCCGCCGCTTCATTAGCCAGAAATTCTTCAGGGAGCATCACCTCAAGGTTTACAAGAAGCGCCCCATATACTGGCTCTTCTCCAGTGGTAAACATAAGGCCTTCGAGTGCCTCGTCTACCTGCACCGCTATAACGAAAATACCCTGGCCCGTATGCGCTCCATGTACGTCACCCCCCTGCAGGGCAAATATAATGCCCGCATAGAGTTCCTGGATAAGGAAAAAGACAATGCCAGTTCTGCAAGTGCCGCCAAGAAGCTGCAAAAAGAGCTGGATACAATGCGCAAAAAGCAGCAGGAGCTAAGAGAATTCGACGAACTTCTCCGCTACTACGCCGATCAGCGCATCACTCTCGACCTCAACGATGGCGTGAAGGTCAATTACGGAAAGTTTGGATCTCTTTTAGCTGAAGTCAAAGCAATAACGGGCGACAGCGGCGATTAG
- the brxC gene encoding BREX system P-loop protein BrxC, which yields MQIRNLFCKDLFRPINGVVKADQRDEAIVWQELDEYVVTKELDQHFRKFFETYINAIVNKHDPNLNSRIGVWVSGFFGSGKSHFIKILSYLLNNREAHESKSKQIKKAVEFFDSKIKDPLLLADIKKITVGNTDVVLFNIDSRADSKDGRGTLLSVFWNVFNEIQGFSNVFPHVAELERHLTFQGKYDLFCNIYKEVSGENWTEQRDDYRFYRDHVVAAFAKCLEQSEKAAEDWFDKAEDDQGITIQNFAKRVKEYLDRQGKDHRIIFLVDEVGQFIGSDGQLMLNLQTITEDLGRVCQGRAWVVVTSQEDIDAILGDLKSAKANDFSKIQGRFNTRLSLSSSNTDEVIQARLLEKKPEVAEQLANLFESKGDILKSQLSFSYDSASLKTFKDKQDFIANYPFVPYHFQLVQKIFESIRKAGATGLHLSRGERSMLDAFQSAAKNISEKEIGALVPLYQFYPAIESFLDTAVKRTIDQAHENDGLKKPFDIQLLQTLFLIRYVDIIKPNVDNLVTLFIDEVDADRLTLKRNIEEALQRLEKQTLISRNGDLYFFLTNEERNVTREIKNVEISSSEEVKLLAEIIYVEILKDQKQHRYKPNRRDYPFNRLLDGHPYGAKLDQEIGIEVVTPLSDEYSSFDALRCITYSSEHYGRAVIKLKDSKELGREVRIWIQTDKYIKQKGTSANTHSFEKILEDRQRENRDRRSRIIMLMEKMVLDADFYAMGQTLSFKAATPRIAAEETLDYIVQNLYNKFCYVKTLSDDPSKEIRAVLLSNDVSQLELEKGLTEVNTDAIREVREFISLLILKNHPVLLSELVEHFGCKPYGWPEFEIVLLVARLFMAGEINLLSDGSNLEPKDAVESMLKVGKWKSVKIMKRKVPSKEQIEKARKLCQDLFGKIGPETLDDLERTIRGELGRWQKELNKYQQLALTGSYPGGKEITRGLAVIQKVLGIRDTFEFISRFNEKRNELLDTCEDIHELLDFYTNQRPTWEKLIKSLGEFGKNQAALYKDINAGPALKQLHTIAEVPAPYGMLKDVDGLVSTISAINEKLVEERRAKALLELDAKIVNVTKGLDAMRADVDFRNHVLLPLQKVKLHVAEETSIPDISYQLEEFDQAVEDALDQIERMKSSPDPENPKKPSKTTKVIKPSAIAANSYLESPEDVNAFVEALRKTLLAELTGDVRIKLQ from the coding sequence ATGCAGATCAGAAACCTCTTTTGCAAAGATCTTTTTCGTCCCATTAATGGCGTCGTCAAGGCTGATCAGCGCGATGAAGCCATTGTTTGGCAAGAGCTAGACGAATATGTGGTAACAAAGGAATTAGATCAGCATTTTAGAAAATTTTTTGAAACATACATTAATGCTATAGTCAACAAGCATGATCCCAATCTCAATAGTCGAATCGGCGTATGGGTGTCTGGCTTCTTTGGATCCGGAAAATCTCACTTCATCAAGATTCTTTCTTATCTTCTCAATAACCGTGAAGCCCATGAGTCAAAATCAAAACAGATCAAAAAAGCCGTAGAGTTCTTTGATTCAAAAATAAAAGATCCCTTGCTGCTCGCCGACATCAAAAAAATCACTGTTGGCAACACTGATGTGGTTCTCTTTAATATCGATAGCCGTGCCGACTCTAAAGACGGAAGGGGCACGCTGCTTTCGGTTTTTTGGAATGTGTTTAATGAAATTCAAGGTTTTTCAAATGTTTTCCCTCACGTTGCAGAATTAGAGCGCCATCTGACATTCCAAGGAAAATATGATTTATTCTGTAATATTTACAAAGAAGTTTCAGGTGAGAATTGGACTGAACAACGAGATGACTACCGTTTTTATCGAGATCATGTTGTAGCCGCATTCGCTAAGTGCCTGGAGCAAAGCGAAAAAGCCGCTGAAGATTGGTTTGACAAGGCCGAAGATGACCAGGGCATCACGATCCAAAATTTTGCAAAACGTGTGAAGGAATACCTGGACCGGCAAGGGAAGGACCACAGGATAATTTTTCTGGTTGATGAGGTTGGGCAGTTCATTGGAAGTGATGGGCAACTTATGCTCAATCTCCAGACCATCACTGAAGATCTCGGGCGAGTGTGCCAAGGAAGGGCTTGGGTCGTCGTTACCTCCCAGGAAGACATCGATGCCATCCTCGGTGACTTGAAATCGGCAAAGGCTAACGACTTCTCCAAGATTCAGGGACGATTTAATACGCGCCTTTCGCTTTCCAGCTCCAACACGGACGAAGTCATTCAGGCCCGTCTGCTCGAAAAGAAGCCGGAAGTCGCGGAGCAACTCGCCAATCTTTTTGAATCCAAGGGCGACATCCTGAAGAGCCAACTGAGTTTCTCATATGACAGCGCGAGCCTGAAGACCTTCAAAGACAAACAGGACTTCATCGCTAATTATCCATTTGTTCCTTACCATTTCCAACTTGTTCAAAAGATCTTTGAATCCATCAGGAAGGCAGGGGCAACAGGTCTGCATCTGAGCCGTGGTGAACGTTCCATGCTCGACGCCTTCCAGTCCGCAGCCAAAAACATTTCTGAAAAGGAAATTGGGGCACTCGTTCCATTATACCAGTTCTACCCAGCAATAGAGAGCTTTTTGGATACTGCTGTCAAGCGAACCATCGACCAAGCTCATGAGAATGACGGCCTCAAAAAACCTTTCGACATCCAACTTCTTCAAACCCTTTTTCTTATCCGCTATGTAGATATCATCAAGCCCAACGTGGATAACCTCGTTACCTTGTTTATCGATGAGGTTGACGCGGACAGACTGACCCTGAAACGGAATATCGAGGAAGCCCTCCAACGACTGGAAAAGCAGACACTTATTAGCCGCAATGGTGACTTGTATTTCTTCTTGACTAACGAGGAACGCAACGTCACCCGTGAAATCAAAAACGTTGAAATCAGCAGCAGCGAAGAAGTGAAACTCCTGGCTGAAATAATCTACGTTGAAATCCTCAAGGATCAAAAGCAACACCGCTACAAACCCAACAGACGGGATTACCCATTCAACCGCCTTTTGGATGGGCATCCTTATGGGGCAAAACTGGACCAAGAAATTGGTATTGAGGTGGTTACACCTCTTTCAGATGAGTACAGCTCATTCGATGCCCTGCGGTGTATCACGTACTCTTCGGAGCACTATGGTCGCGCTGTTATCAAACTCAAAGACAGTAAAGAGTTGGGGAGAGAAGTCCGGATATGGATTCAAACCGATAAATACATTAAACAAAAGGGGACGTCCGCTAATACTCATAGCTTTGAGAAAATTCTTGAAGATCGTCAACGTGAGAATAGAGACCGAAGAAGTCGAATTATCATGTTAATGGAGAAAATGGTCCTGGACGCAGATTTCTATGCCATGGGTCAGACCCTTAGCTTTAAGGCGGCAACACCTCGCATTGCCGCCGAAGAGACCCTCGATTACATCGTCCAAAATCTTTACAATAAATTTTGCTACGTTAAGACCCTGAGCGATGATCCAAGCAAGGAAATTCGTGCGGTTCTCCTGTCCAACGATGTGAGCCAGCTTGAGCTTGAGAAGGGCCTTACGGAAGTCAATACTGACGCGATTAGAGAAGTACGGGAGTTCATCAGCCTTTTGATTCTCAAGAACCACCCGGTGCTTCTGAGTGAGCTTGTAGAGCATTTCGGATGTAAACCCTACGGTTGGCCCGAATTTGAAATCGTGCTCCTCGTTGCTCGCCTGTTCATGGCCGGTGAAATCAACCTTCTCTCCGATGGCTCAAATCTGGAGCCAAAGGATGCTGTTGAGTCCATGCTCAAGGTGGGCAAGTGGAAGTCCGTCAAGATTATGAAGCGCAAGGTGCCTTCCAAAGAGCAAATCGAGAAAGCTCGCAAGCTCTGTCAGGATTTGTTCGGCAAGATAGGTCCGGAGACACTGGACGACCTGGAACGGACCATTCGCGGTGAGTTGGGACGCTGGCAAAAGGAATTAAACAAATACCAACAATTAGCCCTAACTGGAAGTTACCCAGGAGGAAAAGAGATCACACGAGGCTTGGCCGTAATTCAGAAGGTACTTGGCATACGAGATACCTTTGAGTTCATAAGCCGGTTTAATGAGAAGCGTAACGAGTTGCTTGACACCTGTGAAGACATTCATGAACTGCTAGACTTCTACACCAATCAGCGTCCCACTTGGGAGAAGCTGATTAAGTCTTTGGGTGAATTTGGCAAAAACCAGGCAGCATTGTACAAGGATATTAATGCAGGACCAGCTTTGAAGCAGCTGCATACCATCGCTGAAGTACCAGCGCCTTATGGGATGCTCAAGGATGTTGACGGTCTCGTCTCAACTATTTCCGCCATTAATGAAAAACTTGTGGAAGAGCGGCGAGCAAAAGCGCTCCTCGAACTTGATGCTAAAATCGTCAACGTGACCAAGGGATTGGACGCCATGAGGGCTGATGTAGACTTCCGGAACCATGTACTCCTCCCCCTGCAGAAGGTAAAATTACATGTTGCCGAGGAAACCAGCATCCCGGACATCTCCTACCAGCTTGAAGAGTTTGATCAAGCAGTGGAAGACGCTCTAGACCAGATTGAACGGATGAAATCGTCCCCCGACCCAGAAAATCCAAAAAAGCCCTCCAAGACGACAAAAGTCATCAAGCCAAGTGCCATCGCGGCGAATAGTTACCTTGAATCGCCCGAGGACGTTAATGCCTTCGTAGAGGCCCTTAGAAAGACCCTGCTTGCGGAATTGACCGGGGACGTCCGGATCAAGCTCCAGTAA
- a CDS encoding DUF1788 domain-containing protein, giving the protein MSTTFESRLNKIIDRLVSKELLSNAGLGNEIGFYVFDYPPANELQVRAFIETIEDQLPKRKSGIRFRHINLFQLLIDYLQERRLLTRAFQLQREKGDAELLKALKGPLHEQKIAQYFVQVTQPEKQELVLMSGVGSSWPMLRTHTLLNSLHPLMGDTPLVIFYPGEFDGQGLRLFGTMKESNYYRAFRLVA; this is encoded by the coding sequence ATGAGCACAACGTTTGAATCTCGTCTGAACAAAATAATTGACAGGCTTGTTTCTAAAGAACTCCTATCGAATGCCGGCCTTGGAAATGAAATTGGTTTTTATGTCTTCGATTATCCACCTGCCAACGAGTTGCAGGTCCGAGCATTTATAGAAACCATAGAGGATCAGTTGCCAAAGCGCAAATCTGGCATACGATTTCGACATATTAATCTTTTTCAGCTTCTCATAGATTATCTGCAAGAGCGAAGGCTGCTAACGAGGGCATTTCAGCTTCAACGGGAAAAAGGAGATGCTGAACTCCTAAAGGCTCTCAAGGGTCCTCTCCATGAGCAAAAGATCGCTCAGTATTTTGTGCAAGTCACCCAGCCAGAAAAACAGGAATTGGTCCTCATGTCCGGCGTCGGGAGTTCGTGGCCGATGCTGCGGACCCATACGTTGCTGAACAGCCTGCACCCCCTTATGGGGGACACGCCCCTCGTTATTTTTTACCCAGGCGAATTCGATGGTCAAGGCCTCAGGCTATTTGGGACGATGAAAGAAAGTAATTATTACCGCGCGTTCAGGCTGGTTGCCTAA
- a CDS encoding DUF1819 family protein, producing the protein MPEPRFNGEIVAGSLMVNESRKIADLLLQGLDEKAFYAALLMDNVLQKRSPATTRRQSKLIRNRLLPLHEDFWIMIRDGSHEQAVQTLLAAAIMHSRILGDFIRNVVNLQLKTFQSQVTYREWDAYFEECKQIDPTVVEWSDSTIKKIRQVVFRILAEAKIIDSTRNLKIIHFSLLPEVKNLLDNDALRYTRECLEAIQ; encoded by the coding sequence GTGCCAGAACCCCGATTTAATGGCGAGATCGTTGCAGGCTCTTTAATGGTTAACGAGAGCCGTAAAATCGCCGACCTTCTTTTGCAAGGCCTTGACGAAAAGGCGTTTTACGCGGCGCTTTTAATGGACAATGTTCTCCAGAAGCGCAGCCCCGCCACCACGCGGCGACAATCAAAGCTCATCCGAAATAGATTACTCCCCCTACATGAAGATTTTTGGATTATGATTCGTGATGGCTCTCATGAACAGGCTGTGCAAACCTTGTTGGCGGCAGCTATTATGCATAGTCGTATTCTTGGAGATTTCATAAGAAACGTCGTAAATCTTCAGCTAAAGACATTTCAGAGTCAAGTGACATATCGTGAATGGGATGCATATTTTGAGGAGTGCAAGCAAATAGATCCGACTGTCGTAGAATGGTCAGATTCAACAATAAAAAAGATTCGGCAGGTTGTATTTAGAATACTTGCCGAAGCCAAAATTATTGATTCTACTCGAAACTTAAAGATTATTCATTTCTCGCTACTCCCAGAAGTTAAAAATCTTCTTGATAATGATGCATTGCGATATACACGCGAATGCCTGGAGGCCATCCAATGA
- a CDS encoding phospholipase D family protein, which yields MRKIAIICFAVALWCLPAYAYDLTLQHTSVQVYFSPRGGAQDALVATIGQAKDSILVQAYSFTSASIAKALVDATKRGVKIEAILDKSQRSERYTGATFLKNEGIPVYIDDKHAIAHNKVMILDGSIVVTGSFNFTKAAEEKNAENLLIIRDMEMAKIYMDNWEKHKEHSESY from the coding sequence ATGAGAAAAATAGCGATTATTTGTTTTGCCGTTGCCCTCTGGTGCTTGCCGGCCTATGCCTACGACCTGACCCTGCAGCACACTTCTGTGCAGGTTTATTTCTCACCCCGGGGCGGGGCACAGGACGCCCTGGTTGCCACCATCGGCCAAGCCAAGGATTCCATTCTCGTCCAGGCCTACAGCTTCACATCGGCCTCCATTGCCAAAGCCCTGGTGGATGCTACGAAGCGTGGCGTGAAAATCGAAGCGATTCTGGACAAGAGCCAACGATCGGAGCGCTATACGGGAGCTACCTTTCTGAAAAACGAAGGAATCCCTGTGTATATCGACGACAAACATGCCATCGCTCACAACAAGGTGATGATTCTCGATGGCTCCATTGTTGTCACGGGATCTTTCAATTTTACAAAAGCTGCAGAAGAGAAAAACGCTGAAAATTTATTGATTATTCGGGACATGGAGATGGCCAAGATCTATATGGATAACTGGGAGAAGCACAAAGAGCATTCTGAATCGTATTAG
- a CDS encoding thermonuclease family protein yields the protein MKILLFSIFFSVLVATSALASENFSGKVVTVIDGATLDIAKSDGQIERIRLFAITVPQADAKHAEAATKRTASWCHQWDNVAEVIPMGRGKDGVAVARIIVGQEDIANVLAKACLARVNMKLCRNQFTPECVGWNAWELQCRDEKKGLWSE from the coding sequence TTGAAAATCCTCCTTTTCTCCATTTTCTTTTCCGTGCTGGTAGCGACGTCAGCCCTCGCGTCCGAAAATTTTTCGGGCAAAGTGGTCACGGTCATCGACGGCGCGACCCTGGACATCGCTAAGTCGGACGGGCAGATTGAGCGAATTCGCCTATTCGCCATCACCGTCCCACAAGCCGATGCGAAACATGCCGAGGCGGCCACGAAAAGGACCGCGTCCTGGTGTCACCAGTGGGACAACGTGGCCGAGGTGATCCCCATGGGCCGGGGCAAGGACGGGGTGGCCGTGGCCCGGATAATTGTCGGCCAAGAGGACATCGCCAACGTTTTGGCCAAAGCCTGTCTGGCTCGCGTGAACATGAAGCTATGCCGCAACCAGTTCACCCCGGAATGTGTCGGCTGGAACGCCTGGGAATTGCAGTGCAGAGACGAGAAGAAGGGGCTGTGGTCCGAGTAG